One stretch of Pelmatolapia mariae isolate MD_Pm_ZW linkage group LG3_W, Pm_UMD_F_2, whole genome shotgun sequence DNA includes these proteins:
- the LOC134617791 gene encoding low affinity immunoglobulin gamma Fc region receptor II-like has translation MKETSLQCLLILISLLSCTTNQARLTVSPSSSQFFDYDSVSLSCEEDDSSAGWTLRRNTSREQRTQCGTDGWGKPAGSTCDIVAFHLDSGVYWCESREGPISNMVNLTVTGGSVILQSPVLPVMEGDDVTLLCKTMTTFSNLPAAFYKDGSLIRKQPAGHMTIQHVSRSDEGLYKCDISGHGESPSSWITVTGKHTTTPPPTSTPPPGSTCVSPSLFSLVLTVSFLKSVCVVVLLVLLVLLVRRQVQRKSEREELEMMTSHTVTEKVVVNNSQ, from the exons atgaaggaaacatctctGCAATGTCTGCTGA ttctgatctcactgctgagctgcacaacaaaccaag ctcgtctgactgtgagtcccagcagctctcagttctttgacTATGActctgtgtctctgagctgtgaggaggacgacagctctgctggatggactctgaggagaaacacaagcagagaacagaggactcagtgtggaACAGATGGGTGGGGAAAACCAGCTGGTTCCACTTGTGACATTGTTGCATTCCATTtggacagtggagtttactggtgtgagtccagagagggtcccatcagtaacatggttaacctgacagtcactg gtggatcagtgatcctgcagagtcctgtcctccctgtgatggagggagatgacgtcactctgctctgtaaaacaatgACCACCttctccaacctcccagctgctttctataaagatggctccctcatcaggaagcagcctgcaggtcacatgaccatccagcatgtttccaggtctgatgaaggcctctacaagtgtgacatcagcggtcatggagagtctccatccagctggatcactgtcacag gcaaacacaccaccacacctccacctacatccacacctcctcCTGGTTCCACCTGTGTCTCTCCATCACTCTTCTCTCTTGTTCTCACTGTGTCATTTCTTAAatcagtctgtgttgtggttctactggtgttactggttctgctggtgagacGGCAAGTTCAAAGGAAATCTGAAA GGGAGGAGTTGGAGATGATGACATCACATACAGTGACAGAAAAAGTTGTAGTCAACAACAGTCAATGA